CGGCGATTGGTTGCGCTCAATCGTGACATTTTCGTGCGTACGCTGTGCCTACTGACATGTTTCGGCTGGTTCGCGCACGCCGGCGCGGCGCAAGGCGACCTGGTGCTGGCGGCCAACGCACTGTTGTTGAACTTCCAGACCTTCATGGCCTATGCGCTCGACGGCTTCGCCCATGCCGCCGAAGCACTGGTCGGGGCCGCCATCGGTGCGCGCCAACGCGACGCCCTCCGTCAGGCCGTGCGGACCACGATGGTGTGGGGCGGGCTCGGCGCACTGTTTTTTTCGCTGGTCTACGCGAGCGGCGGCGAATGGATCATCGGCTGCCTGACCGATCAGCATGCGGTCCGCGATACGGCCGTGCGCTTTCTGCCGTGGGCCGCGGCACTGCCGGTGATCTCCGTCTGGGGTTTCCTGTTCGATGGCATGTTCATTGGCGCCACGCGTACGCGGGATCTCATGTGGGCGATGGCAATCTCGCTTGCCATGTTCATGCTGGGCGCGATGACGCTGCCCGGCCTGTTCGGCAACGATGGGCTATGGGCGTCACTGCTGCTGTTCATGGCGGCGCGCGGTATCACGCTGGCGCGCGTGTTGCCGCGTCTCGGCGCGCAGTTGACGGGACCGACCGGCGCCGCGTCGCGTCAGAGGCCATGTCTTAGCCGGCCTGGGTCGAAATCAGGCGACTCGTCGCGATAGAGCCGGAACTGCATGCCGGACGATAGCGTTGCACGGCAGCTTGGTCACTCATGCGAAAAGTCTTAGGGCTATGCGCAATCAAATGATCCAGTGCGCCGCGGCGCACGGCGCATCGGCGATAATCCGGTCACGCTCGACGAGCATCACACAACGACGGAGGACACTTTCATGGGCAACGCTGTATCGATCGCGCTCATTGTTGGCGGTATCGTGCTGTTGTATTTCGGCGGCACATCACTGCACTCGTTCAGCAATGATGTGTCGCGCCTGTTCACCGGCACGCCGACCGAGCGCACCATCACGCTACTCGCTGCCGGCGCGGTGGCATTGGTTGCCGGCATCGTCGGACTCGCGCTCAGCTCGCGGCGCTAAAGCGCGCGGGACCAGCGCGCGCCCGCTCCGGATGCCACGCGTGCCCGCCGCCCGCCAGCGCTCACAGCGGCACTTCCGGCTTGGCCGCCGAGCGCGTGCCCGGCACCGGTGCGTTACTGACGCCATGGTAGGTGAAGACCAGTGAGAACTTAACGTCGTCAGCCAGATTCTTGCCCGCCGAATGCAGCGTGTTGCAGTGGAAGAACACCACGTCACCCGGGTTCAGCGCCGGAGAAACCGCCGTGCTGATCAACGCTGCATTTTCGGGCACGTCCGCGCGGAAGAACTTCGCTTCATCAAAACGCTCCGGGGCAAAATCCACCGCGTGTGAGCCAGGCACGAACCACAGCGCGCCGTTCTCCACGGTCTCCGTACCGAGTGCGAGCCACACCGATATGAGGTCCTCGCGCTTGAATGCCCAATACCGGATGTCGCGATGCCAGCCCGTCAAACTGCCATATGTCGGGTGCTTGGTCATCATGCAGTTGTGATGCGCGCGCGAAAGCGCTACCTGTTCACCAAAATACAATTCCATCCAGCCGCGGATTTCCGTTGACGTGGCCCACTGTCGATACAGTGCATTGCGCGCGTATGCGTCGAGCAAGCGGCGTACCGTGTTGCCGCCGGGCGCGGTGTGCGATTGCGGTGCGCCGGGATAGCATAGATCCGCCTCGAATTCGACTGGCCCCTGCGGCTGCGCAAGCTCGGCACGCGCCGCCTGCTTGATCGCCTCGCAACGCGAGGCCGGCAACACGCCGGGCACGACGACAAAACCGTGCTGCCTCAGCAACTCGACCTGACCTCTCTTTGAGAAATGCTCCGCCATCGCATATCCGGTTCAATGACTTCGATTCCAATGATTTTACGTGCAGTACGCCCGGCATGCTTCCAACCCTGTTTTTAACTGCTGAACCCGCGCGCGGCGGCGTGGTCCGTGTCACTGTCGGATAAGCTATTTCGGGTGTACGCTGAGTCCGTTACCGCTACACAATAGCGCTTCGGCGCTTTCCCTCTCGAGTCAATGATCATGTCAGCTCGTTTGTCCAAACGCATGTCCGTCACCGTCTGGCATGCCGCTCATATCACGCGTATCGCACAACGGCGCGCCGCGCGCTCGCTGCGTCACCACGTCGCGCGCACGCGCGCGCTGACCGCGCGTTTGTCGCGCGATATCGCGCAGCGCTGGAGCGGCAGCGTACGCGCGTGGGTGCACTCGCTCGTCCATCTACGTCTGTACAGCATCTGGCGTGCCTCGCTGGGCCGCTCGGTGCGCGTCACGCCGGCGCGGGCGCTGCGCCATCCGCGCCAAACGCCCCACCTTCGTCTGGTTCGCACGCCGCGCCGCCATGCCCCCCCGTCCGGCCCCTGGTCACCGTATTTCGGCGGCCGCTAGGCGCCGTGAACGCATGCGGTTCATCGCCTATACTGGTTGCACGACATGAATCCATGGAGCACGCCATGTCCGGCAATTTTACGGCGGGTGAGTTCATCATTCTGGCCCCAATGGCGCTGGCCGGCGCGTTCGCGTTGGGCATGTTGCCGGTGGCCTCACGCTTCACCGCAAACGTGTTACGCCTCCTGGGCGCGCTGCTTGGCGTCGTGTTTGCAATCGTGCTGGTCGAAGGGCTGCCGCTGTTCGCCTGAAAGCTGCCTGTGTGCCTGAGATAATGGGCCGAGCCGTGCCAGCATCAGTTGCGCGAGACCTCGGAAGCGGCGGTCGGCGCCGCCACCGAGCCGGTTTCGGTATCGAGTCGCGCAACGTCCCAGCCACCGCCGAGTGCCTTGATCAGTCCGACCGACGCGGTCATGCGCTGGCCAGCCAGCGACTGCAGCGCCTGCTGCGCAGACAGCAGGCTCGCCTGTGCGGTGAGCACCGACAAGTACGCGACGGTGCCGGCCTTATATTGGTTGAGCACGATGTCCAGCGCCTGCTGGGCCGAATCGACACTGGCTTGCTGCAGCGCGATTTGCTGCGCTAAGATCCGCAACGAGGTTAGGTTGTCCTCGACCTCCTGAAGCGCCGCCAGCACGGTCTGCCGGTACACCGCGACCTGCTCGTCGTAGGCGGCACGTGCCGCGTCGAGTTTCGCGCTGCGCAGGCCTGCATCGAAGATCGACGCAGCCAACTCCGGGCCGAGTGACCAGAACCGCGACGGCGCCCGCACCAACTGCGCCAGCACCGAACTGGAGAATCCTTCTTGCGCCGACAACGTCAGCGAGGGGAAGAACGCGGCCATCGCTACGCCGATCTGCTCGTTGGCGGCAGCAGCCTTGCGCTCGGCGGACGCGACATCCGGGCGGCGCTCGAGCAGCGCGCTGGGCAACGATACGGGGATCGCCGGCGGGGTCACGTCAAGCGGTGCGGGCGGCAGTGAAAACGTCGAGGCGGGCTCGCCGACTAGCACGGCAATCGCGTGCTCATATTGTGCCCGGTCAATACCATTGCCAAGCGCGACGGATTGCGCCGACTGCAATTGTGTTTGCGCTTGGATCACGTCCGAGCGCGGCACGATGCCCTGCTTGTATTGGTTTTGGGTCAACTCGAGCGTGCGCTGATACGCGGCCACGGTTTCGTCAAGCACCTTTTGTTGTGCGTCCGACGTGCGCAGCAGATAATAATTCTGTGCCAACGCCGCCTGCGCGGACAGTCGCGCATTGGCAAGCGCGGCCGCCGCCGCCTGCTGCCCGGCCTTCTGCGACGCCACCGCACGGGCAATGCCACCCCACAGGTCTGCCTCCCATGATGCGTCCAGCGACGTGCTGAAACTATTCGATACACGCGAGTGGCCGGCCGCCACCCCACTTGTCGTCGTGCCGTGCGACGCGCTGCCTGATCCGGCACGGCTGCCGGAGGCCGACCCACTGAGGGTCGGGAACCCGCTTGCACGTGCCTCGGCAGTCAGCGCACGCGCCTGCCGGTAAGCCGCGGCGAACTGCGCGACGGTCTGGTTTGCGGCATTGAGCCGGTCCATCAAGGTGTCCAGTTGCGTATCACGATAGATGGCCCACCAATTGCCACGGTCTTGATGATCGGCTGGTTGCGCCACTTTCCAGCCAGGCGTGGCCTCCTTGAAGCTCGCCGGTACCGTGACGCTCGGACGCGTGTAGTCGGGACCCACCGCGCAGCCGGTGAGCAGTAGGGCGAGCGCCAGCGCGCAGCGTAGAACAGGAGCGCGGCACGGCGCAGCGGCGCCGCGGCGCGCCGCCGGAAAATAGCAAAAGTCCAAATGCATTGACATTCCTGTAACCGGATGCGGCGCTCGGCCCGTGGAACGGCCTGCCGCGCAATGCGCAGCATAAACCGCGCGATACGCCGGCGCGTTATCCGCGTCGCGCTCCACGTTACAAAAGTTTACGGGAATCGGTGAAGCCTATGCGGCCAATACGCACATACGCACGCCTATCGCGACGCACTGCAAGCCCTCAGGCTGGCCGGCGACAGACAGCACGACGGCGATGCTCAACCAGATCGTCACGCAGCAACGCATGATGATGGCGGCAAACGACTTTTTTCGGCTTTCGTGCCTGGCATTCATTGTCCTGGCCAGTCTAGTCTGGATTACCAAGCCGCGGCGCGGCATCGGCCTGGCGCCGCGCCACTGAACCGTATGTGCCGCAACGGGCGATTCAACGCGTGGCTTCAGCGCGCAAAGGTGATCGCGTATGTCGCGTCATCGATGCGGCGACCCAGCAGGTTCAACAGCCCGGCCAGACTACCGCGGGCCTCGCTCGTCGAACGGGCGGCGCCATTGAACGCGAAGTGCCCTCGCTGCCACTGCCCGGCGCCATTCAGTTGTAGCGGGCCACGCAGCGTCGCCAGTTGCAACGTCGCCGCTGGGCCTTGCGCGAGCAGCGTGACACGATAGCTGCCGAGTGGCCGGACCAGCGACACGCGCGAGGCCATGTCGGTCAGCAGCACGGTGAGCTGTCCATACGCCTGCTGGTTCAGCACGCGCATGTCGGTCCAGGACAACCGCACGTCGCCTTGCAAATCCAGCGTATTGAACGGTGCGCCCAGACCCGTGAGCAACGTGGCGGGCAACGCCAGCGAACCGGCACCGAGCACGGCCTGGCTGCGCGACGCGTCCAGCGTGACCGGCTGGTGCATCGCTTCGGTATGCTGCAGCGTCATGTGCAAGCGACCGCCAAACAGCGGCCAAAAGGCAGTATGCCATTCGACCCGGCCGGGCAGCAGCGTCGAATTGGCGCGATCGCTGCCGGGGGCCAGCAGCAGCGTGGCTGACCCGTGCCACAGCGAGCCGGCCGGGTCCACCAGGTTCACATGCCCGCCGGTGGCCCGCCCGAATTGCGGCGTGATCCACGCGGCGGGCGCGATGCATAATAGCGTGATGAGCACCGCCAAGCCGCCCACGATGATCCAGGGCAGCGTGCGCGCGATCCGGTGCCAGAAAAAAAACATCGTGGGTCCGTTGAATTATTTTGTATTAGCCGGCTGCAGCGTCGCGGTGACATCCACTTGGCCGTCGTCCTTCAATGCAATGACATGCGCCTCCGAAGCCTTGACCTTAAATTGCCGGCGCACGTCGTTCAGCCACGCCACCCAACTGCCGAACTGCGCGTTCTTTAATTGAAGCTGGACGTTGGGGCCGGCCACGCTTAGCTGTGTCGCCACCAGTGCGCGTTGCGCGAGCGACGCGGCCAACGCCTCCTTAAGCGCATTGCCGGTGGGCGCGCTGCCCTGCGCCCGCGCGGCGAGTAGGTGGGCCTCGTTCGCGTCGGCCGTCATCTGCGCCAAGCGACGCTGCATCGCGGGCAAGTCAGCGCGCAGTTTTGCGCGGCCACTCAGCGCGGGGTCCAACGCCACCGAATACAGCACAATCAGTGCCAACACGGCGCCGCCAATCGTGATCATCTTCTTCTCGCGCGGCGCACGCTCGTCCCAAAAATCGCCCAGAGCCGTCGCTACGGCGCTTTTGCTTTTCATCGCGCACTCCTGATCGTCCATTTGCCGGTGCTGGTGTCCACCTCGCCCGCTACGCCATTGCGAGCCAGACGCTGCGTCAGCCCATTGTCGACGGTGACTGACGGCTTGAACGTCACCTCCAGTGAGCGGTTGCGATAGTCCAGCTGCGCGATCGTATTGGATGGCACGGGTCCCAGCGAGCGGGCAAGCGCATCGGCCAGCGACAGGAAATCGTCCGGCGCCGGCTCGCCGGCAGCCAGCCGCAACTGATCCAGTTGCCGCGTCATCTGATCAGCCGGATCGAGCACGACCGTGGTTTTCGGAAAGGCGCTGAGCAACAACTCGGTCATCTGCGCATTGATTGCATCACGCTGCCGCGCCAACATTAGCCATTGCACGTTCACGCCGATCACCGCGACGACGATCGACGCGAGCGCGAGCGCGATCGGCAAGCGCCAGCGCGCGAGCGTGGCGCCGGACAGGTTCCATAATTGCGGCGCGAACTCGAACTGGCATAGGTCAAAGTCCTGCGCCAGCGCGTTGCGTGCCAGCGTCTCGAACGTCAGCGGCAGGACCTCGAGATGCGTGGCGAGCGCCGCCGCGTCATTGCCGCCACAGCCGGCGCGCGGCTCGCTGCCCGGCACCCCAGTGAGACAGTATAGGGTCACCGGCGCATCGGCGGCCAGGGCGGCAAGCGTCGGCTCCAGCGCATCAACCGGTACCGCAAACCCCTCGCCCAGCGCGCCGCGCGCCAGCGCCAGCTCCCAATGCGGCCCGAACG
This sequence is a window from Mycetohabitans rhizoxinica HKI 454. Protein-coding genes within it:
- a CDS encoding DUF3185 family protein — translated: MGNAVSIALIVGGIVLLYFGGTSLHSFSNDVSRLFTGTPTERTITLLAAGAVALVAGIVGLALSSRR
- a CDS encoding phytanoyl-CoA dioxygenase family protein, translating into MAEHFSKRGQVELLRQHGFVVVPGVLPASRCEAIKQAARAELAQPQGPVEFEADLCYPGAPQSHTAPGGNTVRRLLDAYARNALYRQWATSTEIRGWMELYFGEQVALSRAHHNCMMTKHPTYGSLTGWHRDIRYWAFKREDLISVWLALGTETVENGALWFVPGSHAVDFAPERFDEAKFFRADVPENAALISTAVSPALNPGDVVFFHCNTLHSAGKNLADDVKFSLVFTYHGVSNAPVPGTRSAAKPEVPL
- a CDS encoding efflux transporter outer membrane subunit, whose protein sequence is MHLDFCYFPAARRGAAAPCRAPVLRCALALALLLTGCAVGPDYTRPSVTVPASFKEATPGWKVAQPADHQDRGNWWAIYRDTQLDTLMDRLNAANQTVAQFAAAYRQARALTAEARASGFPTLSGSASGSRAGSGSASHGTTTSGVAAGHSRVSNSFSTSLDASWEADLWGGIARAVASQKAGQQAAAAALANARLSAQAALAQNYYLLRTSDAQQKVLDETVAAYQRTLELTQNQYKQGIVPRSDVIQAQTQLQSAQSVALGNGIDRAQYEHAIAVLVGEPASTFSLPPAPLDVTPPAIPVSLPSALLERRPDVASAERKAAAANEQIGVAMAAFFPSLTLSAQEGFSSSVLAQLVRAPSRFWSLGPELAASIFDAGLRSAKLDAARAAYDEQVAVYRQTVLAALQEVEDNLTSLRILAQQIALQQASVDSAQQALDIVLNQYKAGTVAYLSVLTAQASLLSAQQALQSLAGQRMTASVGLIKALGGGWDVARLDTETGSVAAPTAASEVSRN
- a CDS encoding multidrug resistance protein B; its protein translation is MLNQIVTQQRMMMAANDFFRLSCLAFIVLASLVWITKPRRGIGLAPRH
- a CDS encoding type II secretion system protein N, which produces MFFFWHRIARTLPWIIVGGLAVLITLLCIAPAAWITPQFGRATGGHVNLVDPAGSLWHGSATLLLAPGSDRANSTLLPGRVEWHTAFWPLFGGRLHMTLQHTEAMHQPVTLDASRSQAVLGAGSLALPATLLTGLGAPFNTLDLQGDVRLSWTDMRVLNQQAYGQLTVLLTDMASRVSLVRPLGSYRVTLLAQGPAATLQLATLRGPLQLNGAGQWQRGHFAFNGAARSTSEARGSLAGLLNLLGRRIDDATYAITFAR
- the gspM gene encoding type II secretion system protein GspM — translated: MDDQECAMKSKSAVATALGDFWDERAPREKKMITIGGAVLALIVLYSVALDPALSGRAKLRADLPAMQRRLAQMTADANEAHLLAARAQGSAPTGNALKEALAASLAQRALVATQLSVAGPNVQLQLKNAQFGSWVAWLNDVRRQFKVKASEAHVIALKDDGQVDVTATLQPANTK
- the gspL gene encoding type II secretion system protein GspL translates to MTTLIVQLPPRDPAVPSQEWQLPDLPFLLLDKHGRTQRAGRASLALLPRATRTVLMLAARDLLMLAATVPPLNGPRLRQALPNVIEDHLIQDPQTCHIALDPAGPIDGKRVIAAIDRGWFRFICDAFRSAGHTSLRAVPITRCLPQPGAVQHALDAIDSQAAAGAALPRAAADGSGPAPSNAEPGDETGVPAHLPIVAAILGDVVRTQPAALLGEPGELSGAFGPHWELALARGALGEGFAVPVDALEPTLAALAADAPVTLYCLTGVPGSEPRAGCGGNDAAALATHLEVLPLTFETLARNALAQDFDLCQFEFAPQLWNLSGATLARWRLPIALALASIVVAVIGVNVQWLMLARQRDAINAQMTELLLSAFPKTTVVLDPADQMTRQLDQLRLAAGEPAPDDFLSLADALARSLGPVPSNTIAQLDYRNRSLEVTFKPSVTVDNGLTQRLARNGVAGEVDTSTGKWTIRSAR